From a single Lewinella sp. LCG006 genomic region:
- a CDS encoding NUDIX domain-containing protein produces the protein MQLPLKKLYLRTIGRWLTSDLFAYRMPVSVKGICFIDGKVILLKNERNEWDLPGGKIGRRETVKAALKREIKEELGIEVKVEELLEVFTARMNHQVDVLIVVYRCTTKATMQDLRISSESFEIGCFSNGQLLNLKLNPRYLYYLEKTLSSPDA, from the coding sequence ATGCAGCTTCCTTTAAAAAAGTTGTACCTCAGAACCATCGGCCGTTGGCTGACCTCTGACCTGTTTGCCTACCGGATGCCCGTTTCCGTAAAGGGAATATGTTTTATTGACGGCAAGGTGATCCTCTTGAAAAATGAGCGCAACGAGTGGGACCTGCCCGGCGGGAAAATTGGCCGCAGAGAAACCGTAAAAGCAGCCCTGAAGCGCGAAATCAAAGAAGAGCTGGGCATCGAAGTGAAAGTGGAAGAGCTGCTGGAGGTGTTTACCGCCAGGATGAACCATCAGGTGGATGTCCTGATAGTGGTTTATCGATGTACGACGAAAGCGACGATGCAAGATTTAAGAATAAGTTCGGAGAGTTTTGAGATAGGTTGTTTTTCTAATGGTCAATTATTAAATTTGAAATTGAACCCCAGATATCTCTACTATTTAGAAAAAACGTTGTCTTCGCCAGACGCTTAA
- a CDS encoding glycosyltransferase family 4 protein → MLLVSNSAFNIFHFRKSLWKMLLKEGYEVIALAPADGKEQGLKDAGLRFVDLPSLQQYGNGPVSDVLLYRTLVSKYQELQPDLILHFTIKPNIYGSVAAKKVGIPSIATITGLGTTWLNGVLLRKITQMLYRYSLPASNVIVGQNAHDLESLQKIGVKANEWQLIPGSGIDVNEFAPTAPVVAASAKQFLFLGRMLIDKGLEELFNAWHQIHHLLPDAHLLLVGELDPQHPRCIPEKIWQAGIALPRVVYHDYQEDVRTYIDRSQVVLLASYREGIPRSLLESMSMGKPIIATDVPGCRELALPRKTGWRVPSRSSAALAEAMLQAYRSKPEELTQLGNNGRKLVCEGYSEAIVTQQYLEIIKELLR, encoded by the coding sequence ATCCTCCTCGTCTCTAATTCTGCATTTAACATCTTCCACTTTCGGAAGAGTCTATGGAAAATGCTCTTAAAGGAAGGGTATGAGGTGATTGCACTGGCACCCGCCGACGGCAAGGAACAGGGGCTAAAAGATGCAGGGCTCCGCTTTGTTGATCTACCCAGTTTGCAGCAATATGGCAATGGCCCCGTGAGTGATGTGCTGCTGTACCGAACCCTGGTGAGTAAGTACCAGGAATTACAGCCCGACCTCATTCTTCATTTTACCATCAAGCCCAATATTTACGGCAGTGTAGCCGCCAAAAAAGTAGGCATACCTTCTATTGCAACCATCACAGGGCTGGGGACTACCTGGCTCAATGGCGTTCTGCTCAGGAAGATCACCCAAATGCTTTATCGTTATAGCTTGCCGGCCTCTAACGTCATTGTCGGGCAGAATGCACATGACCTGGAATCCCTGCAAAAAATCGGTGTGAAAGCCAACGAGTGGCAATTGATCCCGGGCTCGGGTATTGATGTCAACGAGTTTGCGCCAACCGCTCCAGTTGTAGCCGCTTCCGCCAAGCAATTCCTTTTTTTAGGTCGCATGCTGATTGATAAAGGGCTCGAAGAGTTGTTCAATGCCTGGCACCAAATTCACCATCTTCTGCCCGATGCTCATTTGCTCTTGGTAGGAGAACTTGACCCGCAGCATCCGCGCTGTATTCCCGAGAAAATTTGGCAAGCAGGGATCGCCTTGCCCCGGGTGGTTTACCACGATTATCAGGAAGATGTGCGCACTTATATTGATCGTAGCCAGGTCGTCCTCTTGGCGAGCTACCGCGAAGGAATACCTCGGAGTCTGCTCGAATCCATGTCAATGGGCAAACCCATCATAGCTACCGATGTTCCGGGCTGCCGCGAGCTGGCCCTCCCCCGCAAAACTGGCTGGCGGGTTCCTTCCCGCTCTTCAGCCGCACTGGCAGAAGCCATGCTACAAGCCTACCGCAGCAAACCCGAAGAATTGACCCAACTGGGAAACAATGGCCGCAAATTGGTCTGCGAAGGATACAGTGAAGCAATTGTCACGCAGCAGTATTTGGAGATTATTAAAGAGCTATTAAGGTGA